The window taaagATCACCACAGCACACGTGGCCTTTACAAGATACAGCCTCACATCTTTGCACACCAACCACGTTATCCTACCATCCAGTGTTTCACGTAGGTACGGTGCGGAGCTTTATTTGAGATCTGATTACAGCCGTAAAGCTCTCGCACTCTCGTGGCCCTTTGAACATTGGCTTCAACCCAGTAGAAAGGGAAATATCTAAGAGGAGATTTAAAGCTGGTCCAGATCCCAGATCTCAACCAACAGATCGTTCTTAATTGGTTCTGCTGAAAGCTGTTAAGGTCAACGTTTGGTCAATCTGGAAATAAGAGCAGAGGGTGGAACAAAAGGCCGCAGTAAACCTCTTAGAAAGCAAGTTGATTTGTTCTAAACAGAGCCACATTCTTCAAAGGATGAGGGCCGAAGTCACAGGGCTCGGTGACTGGGCAGCGCTGCAGGTTGATGTCCTGCCAACGTGTTAAGAAAACCTCTCAGAGCCTTTAGACTCTTTCTGAGGGAGGGAAGGGAGACATGGTCAGAACTGCTGATGACGGACACCTTAAGATGATAAGTTGATGCGAATCTGTCAGACACAGCAATATGCACAGGCTTTCTACATCACCATCAGATGGTAGGCGATTCATCCTGCAGGAGAACACAAGTCCAAATTTTCAAGTCCTTAAACTCTTGCAGCAGACTCCTGCAGAAGATGGCCTAGACAAATCCCAGTCCTCTACCAAGTCCAAAGCACCATCTTGCCAGATGCCCACCAAAATGTAATGGTTTCTTTCATTGCTCGGGTTTCATCTCTCCAAGTCTGATGAAATTTGATCCtgttgacagacagacagacgcaGCTAAAAACAACCTTGGCTCTGTTAGACACATTCGCATTAGAAGCATGAATGTCTAAACTACACATGTCATCCAACCACTTTCTCCACGTTGAAACAGCTGCATCCAGTAACTAACAATCAAAATATTTCTGTAGCAAAACCTACATTACATCTGTAATCCCTTAACTGTGAGTAatcatattttctttcttctactCTTTCGATCTTTGCTCTTTTGTATGCCCATCTTCTTTCAtcattttattcatgtttttctctctcattctcttCATTTACTCAATTCTGTTCCATTTTCCTTCATTCTTTTCCATTTCTACATTTTACTTCCTTGTTTCTTAGTGCTGTTTCCCTTTTTTGgaatttttttcactttccttTCCCATTTGACTCGTGCACTTTCTTATGCTTCCACCCCTTGTTTCTCCTCCCTCATCTCAGTCACTCGGTTCAACAGAAAGTTCATCAGAGTTCAGCTTTTCATAAACGCAGACTAAATGAGTGCCTTAGAGTTCACCTCATGTCGTAGTCAAgagttttaaaagttttaaaaactgtttgcaGCTGCATCCAGGATGAAGTCTTGTGTAACACGCCTCTGCTTATTAACAGTCTAGAAACTGAGGTTTTGTTATTCAAAGGTTTGATTCTGCAAGCTTGCAGTCTTGACCTCTGCTTAGAGTTGGACAATAGCAGTGATGAAGCAATGGCAACCTTCATCATGTCCTCACATCGAGTTCACacacagaacacttttcttTCATGCAATCaggcaaataatagcaggataTTAGAAAACATTGCTCAATGTTTGCACCGAAAGCATGTTGTTcataaaaacaccacagaagGCAAGGAGTGAAAAAACCGTGTTCACTGATTTCACATCAACAGGAACAGTAAGTGAAACGTGGAGTCTCATTGTCGGCTTGGTCAGCAGAAACCTGTGATCCAACCAATATGTCTTCAAACCCGACAAGCTAAATCATAGATTTAAATTCGAGTGCAGCGCCATAGTGTCCAGACATATTAAATTTCTCAGGCTGAATCTTGATAAGATGACATGGAATATTTTCATTTGTAAACATGCAACCCCATCTTGACTTTGGCACATTATGAAGGGTCTCCAGAATTTCATCTTGGATTCTTAAAACCTCTCTGTGAATCATAGCAGAAGTATGCTTTGGACCTTTAAGTCCAAAAAGTCTAAAAGAAGATTGGGAACCATTGCATTCTCCCAAATGGTCCATAGAACCTTATAAAATACCCTTAAACATGTCTACAACCTCTGCAGAGACACCAATCATTCATAGAACCTCATTTACTCGTCCTAGAAGCTCCTGTGAGTCTTTTGAATGCCGTTTGACCCCCATAACTCTCATGGTTACATTCCTGGGCTATTCCCTGTGTTAATGATGAAGTTCTCTGAACACAGATattaggtgtgaatgtgatacTACGACAGTTCTGATGACTTCCAGGTGTCTCACAGCTGAATTATAGACCCCCATGACCTTCCAAGTCCAGCAAAAGGGAGAAATAGATATCCTCAGACACATTTCTTTCACACCTCTTTAAACTTTTTCATGAAGCTCAAAACACTAAGCGATGGCTCACATTTCGTAGTTCAGCACAAACATGGGCTGTCACCCTTTTTCACTAACAGCTGCTGGAATATCACAATCCTGACTTTTTATCCCACATCTGTAACTTTTTGGGGTCATTTTTTAACCTCGTCTGATTGATGGCAGTCTTTGTATCCTAACTTTTTCTGTCTGCAGGGTGTTATATTAACCAAAGGAGATTCCCCAGTACAGGAAAAATTGCCTTGGTAATCAAGGAAAAaggtttttctttcccttttccccttgattaaaaagagaaaacagttggagggtttgtttgtttttttacaaagaCATACTTATTACTTCTCTCCAAACCACAGGGTTAAGTTAAGGATTGCGAGCTGGTGTTGGGGTCTTCACTGATGATCACGTAGACCTCAGACCTTATGACTGATTCGtggtatttttgtctttttcttggGAAGAACATTTGCCACACACCACAGCTCTCCTGTCTGTGGCAGTTTCTGTATGTGAGGATGGAGCTGATGAATGCAGTTATTTAGGCCTCTACAAAGTGTCTTTCTGACCTTGTTCATATTTATTCTTCTCTGTCTCtgctcacatttttttcttaacctCAGGAGCCTCTCAGAACCTCAGCCATAAATTGCAGCGCTGCTCCCCTTTAGACCTGGATCCTCTTTCCTGCAATACCGCAGTCACATATTCACCTCAAAACCTCTGACCACAAACCGCCGACATTTTTTATTCCTACGTATTCGTTTTTGCCCAGATCATATCTCAAACGGTGTCACTACCTTGACGTACGAATCATGACAAAGCAAACCATATCAAACAAGTTTTCCACCACAGCATGGTGCAACAAACAGCAGGACTTACTGTTTCTGTAAATGTGGTTTCTCCTGTCGCTGTCCTTTAGCCATCAACCAAGAATCTGCAGCTCGCGGGGAACCTGAAGATGAATAGGATCATACGACTACCCATCTGAGCGGACATATCACATTAATCGTGTTATGCAAGGGCAAGGGGATCAGGGTCAGGCAAACTTGTTTGTTCTTTGACGTGGCTAACACGGAAAGTGTTAAGCTGggctcagctttttcagcactGCGATGACGTGGTGAATTTTTCATTAGTCAGGCTTCCGCATCTGCAGTCACACACAACCATGAGGTATACCGAGGATAGATCAGCGCATTAACAGGCACGCTTTTCTTCTCTGCTCTTTGACATGAAAACGCTCTTTAGGGGGCAAACAAATTGGATGATGGGATCAAAGTTATCCAGAATTtcaccaaaaaacaacaaagatgaAGAAAACAATCAGTTACTTTAAGTCTGTGCACGGTATAGTTTCTTCTGAGACCCTCGGCTGTATGTGGTGGCCCTTTGACTCAAGACTCAAGAGCTGATCTCCTGgtcttattttaattttgtttgagTCTGAGAGCTAAAAGACATCACAGCATGAAACCAGCTCCCCCTCCCAACATTTCCCTCTGTTATCAGCTGTCAAGCTGCTCACAATAACAAAGCACAGCTCAAAATATCCTGGCAGCTGAACAGCAAGTGGAACTCAGCAGAAAGCGTTTGCAGCTATGAATCAGGTGTTTCTGCAGCgtggagcagagctgaggtATTTATTTCACTCTCACTCAGCGGCTTTTTTCTCAGGACGTGACTCTGGAAATCCTCCAAGGACACGGATAGAAACAACTTGCCAACGCCTCGACACTCTCGCCAGCAGAGCTCTTTCAGACACCCGCTGCacaaaagaacaaacagaacagcGAGTACCGCTGTGGATCAGGTTGTAGGACCAGGACTTCTGGGAAACTGGGCGAGCTGCGGGGTACGTGACAGATCCCCACGGTGGCTGTTTCTGAGGGACACTGCAGTCCTGCTGGAGGAACATATGTGGGTGTGTGAACACAAGGGCTCTGTGGTTTGTTCCTGATAAAGTTTGTGGAAAAATAACAGCTCGTTCCACTGATCAGGGAATGAAGGAATTCAGGAATctgttaattattattaattaattatttagttAAAAAATGCAGTGAAACAGTTTCATGAGCGTATGAGACCGCATGCCTCTGCCAAGGCCGAAAACTCCTTTCACACCATCCATGTGTTAATGCCTAATCTTAGCCCAGATAACAGTAAGATTATTGTGTAATGATTAAAACTTTCCAGTTGTACTCTAAAACATGTCCATATTAttttcagaaacaaacaaaaaaccaaaacaagcaTTGGTGATGGTAAAGAAAGAGGTTCACGCATCAACAAGGAACTTTGTGTTTGAATTCGATCTTTTGTCAGATTCTGTTCGAAATGTTCTCAGTAAATGAAACTCTGCATTTGTGAGCTACACCTGAAAGGGTGGATGGAGGAAGTGCAGGGTGCAATGCTGTGACACCAGAAACCAGGTTCACATCCAGACTCTTGCCTGTGGTTAAGCCAACAAAAGCTCTTTTGTGCAGGTTTAGGGACTTTTCTGGACCTGAACCAGGATCTGAGCAGAACCAGAAACCGTCATAATGCTGCAGGTAGTACAGGTGGAGCCTGGAGTCAGGGACCGACTGTCAGACAAAAGGAATGAAAACATATCCCTAAACTGGCGGTGGTGTCtcacatgtgtgtctctgtgtaggCGTCCGAGTGGTCATTTTGCTCgttttgtaatgttttgtgtttccaACAAGAACTGTTAACAGTTGCTGGATGAAGGTTCTGGTTCAGGGGCCATGAACTGTGTGACTAGAGTCCCAGATCATATATTTTGCTAGAACATTGTGTGATATTTTGCTGAAAGTATCATGTATTTATAACATAGGTATATATATGATTTATATAAAGCAACTTTTAGGAGTCAAAgccacataaaccaaaaccAGTGTTTGCTGTTTCTCGTAGACAGTCTCTCATCCATTAAAAAGAACCAATCTGACAAAAAACGTTTTTTCTCTCATCGTTTGCCAGAAATGTCCTGGTTCATACCCTGAACTTGTAGTTTCTTCTCAGTGGTGGTGATTAAACCAGACTTATTATTTTTCGTTGGGTAGCTGTGCAGCTTGATGTTAACAGTAAAGAGATATGAACTTGGAAAAAAATGCTCCCTTTGTCCCTGCAGGCTGCGACTCTGGCTTTGGGAATGCAACAGCTAAACATCTGGACTCCCTGGGCTTTGAAGTGTTCGCCACAGTGTTGGATCTGAATGGAGACGGAGCCAAGGAGCTGCAGAGGACCTGCTCTCACCGCCTCACCCTCCTCCAGGTGGACATCACCCAGCCACAACAGGTGCAACAGGCCTTACTGGACACCAAAGCCAAACTGGGGCTCAAAGGTAAAGACGAACTTCTTTTTCTGAGTCCGTTCATACCAGACAAACCAGCTAGGATTAGGCTTAATGGATTTAATGGAGCTACCGCCACATTTATCAAGTGTTTCAGAGTCATAAGTTAGGATGATAGCGTGTTCTTATGACTGCGGTTTGAGATGTTACATTTAAATCTCAGCACGAGTTTGACATCTGAAATGGCTCGTGTAGTCTTCTCCAAACTGTACTCTGTTTTAGAAGTAGATCCAAAGAAAACAGGAATGATGCCAAGTTTtacttttaatatattttatatggtTCAAAGTATATTTGAAAAAAGACAGATTATTTATTGAGCttaaaagctggaaaaaaaaacttttgaacCCCATAAAAATAACCAATCTCTGGAGTCCAGATGTCGATAGAGCATAAAACCTTATCTCTGAATATCTTTCTGGATTTCCTTTGAAATGTTGTGACGAAATCGTCAGCAGCTTCAAGTACATCTTCACCTGTTGAACTGTTATCATCAAAAGTCTTgggtattaaaaaaatacaaagaactAAACTTCAAAGCAGCTCCATCAACATTAGCAACAATAAATTTGTGACATCTTGACTGCAGGGAGTGTTTATGAATGAAGTCACCGGGCCAGTTAAGGGTTAAACAAAACTGGAACAGAAAGGAGTtcagaaaaacaacagcaatcTGCAGGGAACAGGTGTATTTGGGTTTTACCGCAGCGAGGCGACCTGTCAGTTAAcctgtaaatggcctgtatttatatagcgctttaatagtccctaaggaccccaaagcgctttacatatccagtcatccacccattcacacacacattcacacactggtgatggcaagctacattgtagccacagctgccctggggcgcactgacagaacCTGTGACTTTACATGAGGTGGCGGGCCGGTGTGATAAAGTTTAATCACCTGCTGAGCTTCTGGTGAACTCCGCGAGATCAAGGTTCGAAGGGAGAGAGATTTATGAGTGCCGGTAAATGCTGGACTGTTCCTTTAAATGGTCGGCTGATTCTGCACAGCGTGCTGGTTCAGAGCGAGCAGCAATGCGCAGGAATGCGTGGTGGAGTTTGTCCAGCAGCCTTCTAGGAAATCACAGAGTGGCACAAGCGGCAGAGGAGGCGCTTCAGCAGCAAAACCACTGCAAATGGCTTGGACTGCTTTGCGAGTGGAGGACTGTTCGAGAGGTGTAGTGCAGGTGTCTCATATTTCACACACAGATATCAGAGTGTTGATTCACTCTGTGATTGGCTCAGCCCTGCAGCACCCACTGGCTTTGTAATTAGACATCTTAGACCGCTGGCTTCATGTCCCAGTCATTTAAGGatacacacagtgtgtgtgcgtgcgtggaTGTAATAAAATAGCTGGAAGGAAAGGTCACTTAAACACACGCTGGAACAGTGCGTGTGGTTTATGTCCTTGCATGAGTGTGCACTTGTTTTACTCGTGTTGTTGGGACATAAATTTGGCCACAGTCACATTGTAAGGATTCGCCTCCCTGCGAGACATAAATCATGAAACTTTTGTGTGGTTTGCTTTGAGATTTCTAAGAACGGATTCAGAATAAGATTTAGATAGAATCCGCTCTTGCTTTATTTTAATTGAAGATCAATCGAGTTGTAGTTTTTCCATAAAATTTCCCAGTtatgagaaaataaaaacatgcttTTAGAAAATCCTGTAAATCTACTAAATGTCTCATTTAGAAACAAATTCTTTGTTCTGGCACCAAACGCCCGTCTGCTGCATTCTCTTTGCTTGACTTGCCATTAAGATGTCTTGAAGCTGATTGGACAAAGTTTAGAAGGCTACACATCTGATTATGCAATAAAACACTGATAAGCAGTGATTATGGTGAGGATAAAACGCTCTATTTAAAGCCTCAAGTGTTCCCAGAagccaaagaaaagaaatctggaGTGCCTCTTCATAGATCTGGCTATCAGACAAAATTAGTAATTGAGCAAGATGGTCCTTGACCAGGGAGAGAACCCAAAGATCACTCCAAGAGAGGGCTCTGTGGGGATGTCTGCCTTACATAAGGACTCTTAAAGTGGTAATAAGTGTTCATTAATGACCACAAAGACACATTAAGGTTCCCTTTTACAATAAAATTCTTTACCGCGGCTTATTTCAAGCTTCGGTTTCACAATGTTAGTTTTATTAGAAGGTCAGCTCCAGTTCCAGTTCACAGAACATGAACTGCTGCCTTCTTGTTTGGAAACTTTATGTTTGACCTTTTTACTGCTGACCCAGAGTCAAAGTTTGGCATGTTGTTTGCCTGCTTATCATTCATCAGCTCAGACCTAAACAAAGTTCCCACAGCGGCCCCCgaaacaaacactgtgattCTGGGACAGCCACCTCAGATGAAGACGAGTGAGGCTTATTTACACaagcagagtgagagagagagttgaTGGCGTACTACAGCTGAATGTGTTGGCAGTCTGAGGGTCTGCGGAACAAATGTTACATAAATGTTCTGAGAAAACACTCCGGGCCTCCACATGTTCGCTGTGAATCCAAGAGATCAATCAAAAGCACTCAGACTCCCACCACAGAGGAAACATAGTCCATCATGAGAAAAGTAATGacttatttattcaaatatacCCAAATTCTTCAAAGGTAAGGTACAGAAGATAGATTTAAATTCTAAAGTTCTGTTAGTCAGCTcaataattaaaactaaaaccCTTAGAATGGTTCACGTTCCATCAGTATTTGTGCACAAATATATGTGTAAAATACAAAATAGCATCAAATACTTGGAGTGCAAGTACCTCTAAGTTTCACTTAAGCAGTAATAAATAGTACTAAAGTAGATGTGTGTGAGATAAAGCAAACAGCAGAAGGTCAGCATCTCctaaaaaagatttttcacaATCAAAACCAAAATGctgtaattaattaaatgcatcctgtcatgtcaataaatattaaattggCCTTTTTGTTGTCCTCTGGCACACAAGCCATCGGTTTAACCATTATTGCTttcatgtgtctgtgtcaacACACCACATTTCCTAACCTCTGCCGTGCGTGTGTTTGTCTCCGGCAGGTCTGTGGGCTTTGGTGAATAACGCCGGCGTGTGCGTGAACTTCGGAGACGTCGAGCTGTCGCTGATGTCCAACTACCGTGGGTGCATGGAGGTCAACTTCTTCGGCACGCTGAGCATCACCAAGGCCTTCTTGCCGCTGCTGCGTCAGGCCAAGGGACGCATTGTGACCATCTCCAGTCCCGCCGGTGTGTGTCTGAgacgttcacacacacacacacaaagatgctGTAATAAATCTTAAGTGAGTGCTCCAAAGTGAGTGAGCCACACTTGAACTGGCTGTTGCCTTCAAACAgccaaagcaaacaaacagcgCTGCTGCCGGCCGTCTGTTTGTCCAACTCGACTCTGTCATCATGCCAAAATACCACAGTGCAACCAAATCAATCAGAAAGGTTCATCCCCGGGTGCAGTTAATGAGCTCAGCAGCTTCCACTGACATCTGCTGTGGGTTAGACTGTAAGAcagagtttaacattttctctgtatgtggTGAGGTGGAAAGGGAACAGTTCATGCTCTGGGCCCTAAAACCACTAAACACATCTGCAGAAGATAAATATCGTCCTCTTTCTTAGACTCACATTGTTACATCTAACACAGAAATGAATAACCAGGATATCCAAGAGTGGACTTAATGAGACTAATATATGCTGTTATAACAAAGCTAATTTGGCTATGTTTACTACTGCGCATAGGGAAGAAATGTTATAGTTAATTCTGGCCATAATGTACAAATTTATTTAAGAATTTCTTCCCTGATCAGCTTTTTGCATCTTGTTGATTTAGTTTAATAAAAAATCCACTAGTTACATTTTGTTAGTTTAGTAGTTTATGTCAAATTTTTAGTCCAGCTGGATCCAGCGAAGTGAACTGATGCGGTTCTTTGACCACAACACAGAAGCAAAacccagttttttgtttttcatctggTAGATCTGTAACTTGAATCACAAGTTACTGTGATGGTTTGTTTATTATGTCTTATGAGCGCTGTTCTGAGAAAAGCCGGGGGTTTTCTGAACTTAGTACCTGAGTAAGTGTAGGTGTTGTGCACCAGTGGATGAATACTCTGAAAAATTAACCTGCACAAGTTAGTTCAAGTAAAGattgaaaaaacagaaaggaaagaaagcacTTTAGGGCTCATTTGGTCTGGTTCTGTGGGTGAAGGCAGCTGCACAGCAgcagaacaaacaaagaaaaaaatgaccaaTTCTTTTGTAGGGTATCTAGCCTTTATCTTACTACATGAAAGAGGTCATGCTGACGCTTTACCCGTGCTTTTAGGTGACCAGCCATTTCCCTGCCTGGCAGCGTATGGAGCATCTAAAGCAGCTCTGAACCTCGTCACTGAGACTCTGAGACACGAGCTGGAGCCCTGGGGAGTTCAAGTGTCCACCATCCTGCCATCATCATACAGGACAGGTACCAGTACCAAACCCTGGACACCTCAACTCATCTCAGCTTCCACAGTTTACAGAGGGATGAGCAGAGATTTGAGGTCAAACAGAGTAGTTGGGTCATTGGTTGGATTCAGTCAATTAAAAACCTGCATGAATGATTTGCTGGTATTCGGACCAACTAAGGAACAATAGTCGATGGAAACAAATTGTTATTCTTATATGAAATGTGATAAGATGTAGGAGTTCCACAAGGCTCAGTCAACGGTCATCCaatattaatattttcattttccagCTTTAATCAAACTAAATAAATCTGTTATTATTGCATTATAAAACTAGACACGGGAAACTAAAAGAAACAACTTTATTTGACACTTTTTTAAGTTCAACTGTAGTATTTTTAATAGCTTCATTTAATGGTAGCAACAAGAGAATTAGATTTATTCCCTGTTTTCAAACCAACTCGTACTATTCACATCACTTCATATTCATATCAAATAATATTCTGTAATATTGACAGACcaagaaatgtgtaaaaaactaaagtaaaacaatttttaaaactgTTCCACATTCTGGttcaaaaagtaaaagtgatgAGTGGAATATGAAAACATTTGTTTGGCTGCCAAACCTTCCAGAGAAGGTGACAAGTTGTGATGAATGGCTCGATAAGTGCTGAGGTGAGATGTAGAAATAAGCTTAAGATCTTTATTAATTCCGATCCATCAGGAATAAACTGCACTCCTCATCCTGCAGGAGTTGTACACTGTGGTTTGGCCTCATGTCAAACACAATGACAGCCCTCCTGCTGAGGAAAGTACGCTCATGGACCATCtgttttcacacacactcagtgctGACTTGTGATTTCGAAACTCTTcagggatggatggatatgattagagggagggagggagcatGCCTCAGTAATTCACTTTGTCCTGCAGTTGCTGTGCTCAGGAGACAGATCAAAATAACAACTCAACAACTTGATTATGTTGAAATGTAGAGACAATATCTAACTTACAACCAGGGGCCAGTGATGGAATAAGTACTTGCATAATTTACTTTAGGAAAATTAGCAGTAATACATTAAAGTGCTGGcaataaaaagtgcttgaagtATTAAAAGTCCTGACTGTGCAATAGAGTATATTATACTATCAGTGCATTATTCTCTTCTGACTTGGAGTCTGTTGTAACCTGAGATGCATAATTGCAGAAACTGGGAGAAAATAAACACCTGAGCATCAACCAATAGACGCATTTCTCCATGCAAATAAATTACACTTTCTAATCTTTAGAAGTCTTAATGACTTTGTAAAGGGATCTAATTCAATGTTATGCCAAAGCTAttttcacatttcacatttgAAAAGCATAAAATATCTTGTGTTCTTTGTATGCTTCTATAGAAATTGAcaaatcttaaataaaatgtttggcAGTAGCAAAAAGCAAGTTGCAACTTGTTGTGCATaatggtgtcatcagcatagaaagtgacattttggacaataaaaattaaatatttaaatgctgcTAGTAGGACTGTTAATATTGATCTAAACCACACAAAAGctgattattttttcattatttacatgATTTGAAAAACAGTGTGATTAGCTGTCTTTACAAATCAGTGAAGACTGCAGTAAAAGAAAGTTATTCTCCTCCAGGAAAACCCCTAGTTAATAGCTTACCAGTGTTTGCCAGGCAGTGATGGGGTCAGCTTTAACCCTAAAATCTAAATGACTTTTCTACACTTTATTATCACACATTAGAGTGAAATGTGTTTCTTATTGGTCTCAAGGTAAAAGACAATCTTtaaacagtgaaaacaaaagCTTTTAAATGTCTACTTGCACTCAGCTGTAATAAAAACCACTGCCCAAAACTATTCTAGTCCTCCTGGGTCctcacaaaaacaataaaagcaaacagcagcttcaaacaggaaaacatAGGACAGCAAAAGAACCACAGAGAGGAGTTCCCGTCACGCCGGCTGTGGTGATGACAGGGATGTAAACACCGAGCTGGCACACTTTCCATCTGTTTACTCTTTAATCCTGAAGAAACAGGTTTGCATTTAAGCTTCTAATCCCACTCTTAAACTTGAACTTTCCAAAGACCTGCTGACACCACGTTCAACAGTTAAACAGCGTGTCCGCAGCTGAGTCAATGCTCACGGTGAGGCAGAGGAGTGAAGTGTCAGAAGCTGCAGATTCTGTGCAGGCAGCTACAGCCGTCCCTTTTGCTGAAATAAAACCTGCATGTGAAACAGAGAAGCTAATTCTAAACCTAAAGACTACACACCGAAGGCCTAAAATGGATCTTCACTTTAAATGTTGAAGTTAAAAAGCAAGCAATGTTGGAGTTTGGTGTCATTGTTGTTGCTATGGTAACACTGCCCTCTTCTGTCTGCAGCTCAGTCCAGTAACTCCGCCTACTGGGAGAAGCAGCACAAGCATCTGCTGCAGAATCTGTCCCCGGCGCTGCTTGAGGACTACGGTGAGGAGTACGTGACCGAGACCAAGGATCTGTTCCAGAGCTTTGccaaacacaccaccaccaacCTCCAGCCTGTTGTTGACACCATCGCGCAGGCGCTGCTGGCACCGCAGCCTCAGCCGCGTTACTTTGCAGGCTCTGGCTTGAGCCTCATGTACTTCATCCACAGCTACTTTCCTTACAGCATCAGCAACCGCTTTCTAAAGAAAAGGTTTTTGAAGAAGAATGTGATCCCGCGCGCTCTGAGGAAGCAGTCAGCCTTCGATGTGAACCTCAGCCTtcataacaacaacaatgagGAGAAGCTACAGCAGATGTGAGACAGTCAACACAGATGGTATTATCCTGCAGCTAGAGGACCACTTCTGTAACACACTCATAGAGCTGTACCCTGtcgttttatgtttttttaaactgttgaaGGGAACATAGTGATGCACCAAAAtggtttctgtttgtctctgtaaaGTCTGGCCTGCACAGGGAGGtcagggggggggggtttggcAGATGCAGCCACAGGCCGATCACGGGACACCTTCACCTCTGTCAGCTGTACTGTATAAACACCGGAAGGTTCACACTGATGTCATGTGCCTTTATCACATAGAAAGCAGCTTTGCAGGTGGAAGCAAACACTGCAGCAGCTCATTAAACCAGCACCAGCACAGCCATACAAAAATATCATTTGCAGAAAGATACCAGTTTATATCACCTAGATCATATTAAATTATTTAGCTTCATAATCATAATAAAAAGTTAATTTTTTATCAGAGGACTGCAATCAACCCATCAGCAGTCAATGTGATTCTTGACATAAAATCTACTGACTCAGCTTGACTGGTCCCATTTTGAATCAAATTATATGCCTGATTCAAAGACTGCAGATTATTATAAGTTCTCAAAACCCCGGCAACAACAGTTTTCTTGCTGTCTAAAGGAGCTTTTACTGACTATCGCTCTGGAGCTTAACAAATCAAACACTGGTCTGGTCCATCTCCAGATGTCAGGTCTGGCCCCACACTGATTCGACTGA is drawn from Oreochromis aureus strain Israel breed Guangdong linkage group 1, ZZ_aureus, whole genome shotgun sequence and contains these coding sequences:
- the hsd11b2 gene encoding corticosteroid 11-beta-dehydrogenase isozyme 2; amino-acid sequence: MEDYTLPFWIYLAIVTVFIGGAMKKILASHLNATSTVVAWLGATVLVERLWAFCLPAMLLLVLFGITFCIYYATKTSQPRAMLPAHGKAVIITGCDSGFGNATAKHLDSLGFEVFATVLDLNGDGAKELQRTCSHRLTLLQVDITQPQQVQQALLDTKAKLGLKGLWALVNNAGVCVNFGDVELSLMSNYRGCMEVNFFGTLSITKAFLPLLRQAKGRIVTISSPAGDQPFPCLAAYGASKAALNLVTETLRHELEPWGVQVSTILPSSYRTAQSSNSAYWEKQHKHLLQNLSPALLEDYGEEYVTETKDLFQSFAKHTTTNLQPVVDTIAQALLAPQPQPRYFAGSGLSLMYFIHSYFPYSISNRFLKKRFLKKNVIPRALRKQSAFDVNLSLHNNNNEEKLQQM